From the genome of Hathewaya histolytica, one region includes:
- a CDS encoding DEAD/DEAH box helicase — translation MNRFEEFNLDKKILKSIQDIGYKNPSEVQIKAIPGILAGKDLIVKSQTGSGKTAAFSIPIIENIEIEKNEIQALILTPTRELAVQVMDEINSLGLYKKVRAISLYGKQPMKVQRNQLSQRVHIAVGTPGRVMDHIEKGNLHINNIKYFVIDEADEMLNMGFIEQVEDIINTLPKNRQTLMFSATFSEEIKKIVKYHMINPEIVEINSEKLTVDKINQLYYEVREEDKIRLLKDIFKLKEINQGIIFCRTKKNVTSLFLDFKKEGYSICEIQGDMEQKDRLKALKDFKEGRYVFIVATDVASRGIDVSGVTHVINYDIPLELESYVHRIGRTGRAGNKGEAITFVTPYEQKFLKGIEEFINYNIPKEFPPSKEELEKANNTIQKRVIKKNTPSFEVVKITISSGKKKKTRRGDIVGVLAKDIGIPADSIGVIDIFDNYSNVDILNGFAEKVLKNKEINIKGKPVKLYKSKE, via the coding sequence ATGAATAGATTTGAAGAGTTTAATTTAGATAAAAAGATATTAAAAAGCATACAGGATATAGGATATAAGAATCCTTCCGAAGTTCAAATTAAAGCTATACCAGGAATATTAGCAGGAAAAGATTTAATAGTAAAATCACAAACCGGTAGTGGAAAAACAGCAGCATTTTCTATTCCAATTATAGAAAACATTGAAATTGAGAAAAATGAAATTCAAGCTTTAATTTTAACACCTACAAGGGAACTAGCTGTTCAAGTTATGGATGAGATAAATTCTCTTGGTCTATATAAGAAAGTGAGGGCTATTTCACTATATGGTAAACAACCTATGAAAGTTCAAAGAAATCAACTTTCTCAAAGGGTTCACATAGCAGTAGGAACTCCAGGAAGAGTGATGGATCATATAGAGAAAGGTAACTTACATATAAATAATATAAAGTATTTTGTTATAGATGAAGCAGATGAAATGCTTAATATGGGATTTATAGAACAAGTTGAAGATATTATAAATACTTTACCTAAGAATAGACAAACACTTATGTTTTCTGCTACATTTTCTGAGGAAATAAAAAAAATTGTGAAATATCATATGATAAATCCAGAGATAGTTGAGATAAATTCTGAAAAACTTACTGTGGATAAGATAAATCAACTTTATTATGAGGTTAGGGAAGAAGATAAGATAAGGCTATTAAAGGATATTTTTAAATTAAAAGAAATTAATCAAGGTATCATATTTTGCAGAACAAAGAAAAATGTTACAAGTCTTTTTTTAGATTTTAAAAAAGAAGGATATTCTATTTGCGAAATTCAGGGAGATATGGAACAAAAAGATAGACTTAAGGCATTAAAAGATTTTAAAGAAGGTAGATATGTTTTTATTGTAGCTACAGATGTAGCCTCAAGAGGAATTGATGTAAGTGGTGTTACTCATGTTATAAATTATGATATTCCTTTAGAATTAGAATCTTATGTTCATAGAATAGGTCGAACTGGAAGAGCGGGCAATAAAGGTGAAGCTATAACTTTTGTTACTCCTTATGAACAAAAATTCTTAAAAGGCATAGAGGAATTTATAAATTATAATATTCCAAAAGAATTCCCCCCTAGTAAGGAAGAGTTAGAGAAGGCAAATAATACAATACAAAAGAGAGTAATCAAAAAAAATACGCCTTCTTTTGAAGTAGTTAAAATAACAATTAGTAGTGGAAAAAAGAAAAAGACACGTAGAGGTGATATTGTAGGAGTTTTAGCTAAAGATATAGGAATACCAGCGGATAGTATAGGTGTTATTGATATTTTTGATAATTATAGTAATGTTGATATATTAAATGGTTTTGCAGAAAAAGTACTTAAAAATAAAGAAATTAATATAAAAGGAAAACCTGTTAAACTTTATAAAAGTAAGGAATAG
- a CDS encoding biotin transporter BioY — translation MDNKVKFDIRDITLCALFAAIIAVLAQISIPIKPVSFTFQIFGVALAGIILGSKKGFISVMVYILLGSIGVPVFAGMNGGIQVLVGPTGGFLIGFPFMALIVGYFSERNGKVSYIFLGAIIGLVLTYLIGSMQLAFVAKMSFSKALWVGVIPFVILDLFKIAIVVFIGCNIRKKLINRVRYN, via the coding sequence ATGGACAATAAGGTAAAATTTGATATTAGAGATATTACATTATGTGCTTTATTTGCTGCTATAATAGCAGTGCTTGCACAAATTAGTATTCCTATAAAACCAGTTTCCTTTACTTTTCAAATTTTTGGAGTGGCTTTAGCAGGAATTATTTTAGGGTCAAAAAAAGGGTTTATTTCTGTAATGGTTTATATTTTATTGGGTTCTATAGGAGTTCCAGTTTTTGCAGGGATGAATGGAGGGATTCAAGTTTTAGTTGGACCTACGGGGGGATTTTTAATTGGATTTCCATTTATGGCTTTAATAGTTGGATATTTTTCAGAAAGGAATGGTAAAGTAAGTTATATTTTTTTAGGAGCAATTATAGGATTAGTTTTAACTTATTTAATTGGAAGTATGCAACTTGCTTTTGTGGCAAAAATGAGTTTTTCCAAAGCTTTATGGGTAGGCGTAATACCTTTTGTAATTCTAGATTTATTTAAAATTGCTATAGTAGTATTTATAGGTTGTAACATTAGAAAAAAATTGATAAATAGAGTAAGATATAATTAA
- a CDS encoding cupin domain-containing protein, with protein sequence MENKHLIKNIDFSKVLAMDNLVDYEEGRVVSRTLAQGKTMSLTLFAFDKGEEISSHSSSGDAMVYILDGEAKITVGEEDFSVKAGETIVMPSGIPHALHATEQFKMLLTVVFSL encoded by the coding sequence ATGGAAAATAAACATTTAATTAAAAATATAGATTTTAGTAAAGTTCTAGCTATGGACAATTTAGTGGATTATGAAGAAGGAAGGGTTGTGAGCAGAACACTTGCTCAAGGAAAAACAATGAGTCTTACACTTTTTGCTTTCGATAAAGGCGAAGAGATAAGCTCCCACTCTTCTTCTGGAGATGCCATGGTATATATACTAGATGGAGAAGCTAAGATTACTGTTGGCGAGGAAGACTTCTCAGTAAAAGCAGGTGAAACTATAGTAATGCCTTCTGGAATTCCTCATGCATTGCACGCAACAGAACAATTTAAAATGCTTTTAACCGTAGTATTTAGCCTATAA
- a CDS encoding ferredoxin, protein MKAFVDKDTCISCGLCPTICEDIFFMDDDGKAAAKDVEISSSLEDSAKDAETSCPVNAIGLE, encoded by the coding sequence ATGAAAGCTTTTGTTGATAAAGATACTTGTATAAGTTGCGGATTATGTCCCACAATATGTGAAGATATTTTCTTTATGGATGATGATGGCAAGGCTGCTGCTAAAGATGTAGAAATTTCTTCTTCTTTAGAAGATAGCGCAAAAGATGCAGAAACTTCTTGTCCTGTAAATGCTATTGGTTTAGAATAA
- a CDS encoding patatin-like phospholipase family protein, which yields MKLDAVFQGGGVKATGLVGALCRIEECGVQWMKLAGTSAGAIIASLIAVGYTGEEIKYLMYDLNYTDFKSESYINKIPFIGKILGLVQNKGLFNTGVIEEYLNILYKNKGKRKFKDLYVNGESTLKIIASDVTNKKLLILPEDIKEYGVDPKELDIAKAVVMSISIPFFFRPTKLDYKGEKCFIVDGGLTSNYPIWIFDVKGTPRWPTIGFKLEKSHKNHVFNKFNNGFFPYVYDVMETSIGCYDEKFLSDKDKIRTISIPTLDVKTIEFNISKKEKKELFDIGYKKADEFIRNWSFKEYIRKHRSQKVLRMG from the coding sequence ATGAAACTGGATGCCGTATTTCAAGGCGGCGGTGTAAAGGCCACTGGCCTGGTAGGTGCCCTTTGTAGGATAGAGGAATGTGGGGTACAGTGGATGAAGCTTGCAGGTACATCTGCAGGTGCAATTATAGCATCACTTATAGCCGTTGGATATACCGGAGAAGAGATAAAATATTTAATGTATGACTTAAACTATACTGATTTTAAAAGTGAGAGTTACATTAATAAAATACCCTTCATTGGTAAAATACTTGGACTTGTACAAAATAAGGGTTTATTTAATACAGGTGTTATAGAAGAATATCTTAATATATTATATAAAAATAAGGGTAAAAGAAAATTTAAAGATTTATATGTAAATGGAGAATCAACACTAAAAATAATAGCATCAGATGTAACTAATAAGAAGTTGCTTATTCTTCCAGAGGATATAAAAGAATACGGAGTAGATCCTAAGGAATTAGATATAGCAAAAGCAGTTGTAATGAGTATAAGTATACCTTTCTTTTTCCGACCTACAAAGCTAGATTATAAGGGGGAAAAGTGCTTTATAGTTGATGGAGGATTAACTAGTAACTATCCTATATGGATATTTGACGTGAAAGGAACACCTAGATGGCCTACTATTGGCTTTAAACTTGAAAAGAGTCATAAGAATCACGTATTTAATAAATTTAATAATGGTTTCTTTCCTTATGTATATGATGTAATGGAAACTTCCATAGGATGCTATGATGAAAAGTTTTTAAGTGATAAAGATAAGATAAGAACTATATCTATACCTACTTTAGATGTAAAAACTATAGAATTCAATATTAGCAAAAAAGAGAAAAAAGAATTATTTGATATCGGATATAAAAAGGCTGATGAATTTATAAGAAATTGGAGTTTTAAAGAGTATATAAGAAAACATAGAAGCCAAAAAGTATTAAGGATGGGCTAA
- a CDS encoding ECF transporter S component produces the protein MNKNIKVGPLIIISYIVLLITMTYLEIGMERVIEVSTVFLLISFFVLFESKEMNSRIMCAVATLSALAGVLRVPFAVIPGFQPVTFIAAVSGYTLGPINGFMVGAMSAFISNFFLGHGPWTLWQIMAWGLCGVFFGIFSKIIKRFGFKSFIILCGIWAYIYGLILNQWYVLSFIKPITLKAIFSGNILSFCQDTSHALGNIMFASAFGKTFIEVLQRYNRRNKVIKVTQNDHINMKRI, from the coding sequence ATGAATAAAAATATAAAAGTAGGGCCTTTAATAATAATTTCATATATAGTATTACTTATTACTATGACTTACTTAGAAATAGGCATGGAAAGGGTTATTGAAGTATCTACTGTATTTTTACTGATTTCTTTCTTTGTTTTATTTGAGAGTAAAGAGATGAATTCTAGAATCATGTGTGCTGTTGCTACATTATCTGCTTTAGCTGGAGTATTAAGAGTTCCATTTGCTGTAATACCTGGTTTTCAGCCTGTTACTTTTATTGCAGCTGTGTCAGGATATACTTTGGGTCCTATTAATGGATTCATGGTAGGTGCTATGAGTGCATTTATATCAAACTTTTTCTTAGGTCATGGTCCCTGGACCTTGTGGCAAATTATGGCTTGGGGGCTTTGTGGTGTATTCTTCGGTATATTTAGTAAGATAATTAAAAGGTTTGGCTTTAAAAGCTTTATAATATTATGTGGAATTTGGGCATATATATACGGATTGATATTAAATCAATGGTATGTTTTAAGTTTTATAAAACCCATAACTTTAAAAGCTATTTTCTCAGGAAATATATTGAGCTTTTGCCAAGATACTTCTCATGCACTGGGAAATATCATGTTTGCTTCAGCATTTGGAAAAACCTTTATAGAAGTTCTGCAGAGGTATAATAGACGGAATAAAGTCATTAAAGTAACTCAAAATGACCACATAAATATGAAACGTATATAA
- a CDS encoding ABC transporter ATP-binding protein gives MEVINIENVTFNYPECSESAIKDINLKVNEGELVLIVGPSGCGKSTLIRLINRLVPSYCGGTIMGNVYLKGKNIEDMAPLEIVKQVGMVYQHPEKQIILQDIEREIAFGLENFNTDIDSMKRNVAEVISLLGLNDIKNKQTDEVSGGQKQRIAIASVLSMDPDIILFDEPISQLDPIGAEEVLNSIKKLNAEMGKTVILVEQRLDKCFSMADRIIFMEGGNIIGEGKPRNIPENINKKYHLPSLTYLFKSSGLKEYPVDLKEARQSIEGIKIDKLNNSNTLASKEPIMEVKKLKFSYSKGEEILKDISFNLNRGEVLTVMGENGAGKSTLFKIITGLMEGYKGNISIKGKDIRKMKEEKLKYIGYLSQNPNDYFGRENVFEEVGYTLKNIGEYNKDKIEEVLHLLNINHLRNKNPRDLSGGEKQRVAIACTLVTDPEILILDEPTRGMDSLAKENLGDIINTLKNKGKSIVLVTHDTNFSGDYSDRVMLLFHGEIIAIGNAEHILCESIYYSPQVSRLFKNKCKVIKSEEALNILKVNKYE, from the coding sequence TTGGAAGTAATCAATATAGAAAATGTAACATTTAATTATCCAGAATGTAGTGAAAGCGCTATAAAAGATATAAATCTTAAAGTAAATGAGGGTGAATTAGTACTAATAGTAGGGCCTTCTGGGTGTGGAAAGTCTACTCTTATAAGACTCATAAATAGACTTGTACCTAGTTATTGTGGTGGAACTATAATGGGTAACGTATATTTGAAGGGTAAAAATATTGAAGACATGGCTCCTCTTGAAATAGTAAAACAGGTTGGCATGGTATATCAACATCCTGAAAAGCAGATTATTCTTCAAGATATAGAAAGGGAAATTGCTTTTGGACTTGAAAATTTTAATACTGATATAGACTCTATGAAAAGGAATGTTGCAGAGGTTATATCTTTATTAGGACTTAATGATATTAAAAATAAACAAACAGATGAAGTATCCGGAGGCCAAAAGCAGAGAATTGCTATAGCTTCAGTGCTTTCTATGGATCCCGATATAATTTTATTTGATGAACCAATATCTCAACTAGATCCAATAGGTGCAGAAGAGGTTTTAAATTCAATAAAAAAATTAAATGCTGAAATGGGAAAGACAGTAATTTTAGTAGAGCAAAGACTTGATAAATGTTTTTCTATGGCAGATAGGATAATATTTATGGAGGGAGGAAATATTATAGGTGAAGGAAAACCACGTAATATTCCTGAAAATATAAATAAAAAATATCATCTTCCAAGTTTAACATATTTATTTAAGAGTTCTGGGCTAAAAGAGTATCCCGTAGATCTTAAAGAAGCGAGACAATCTATAGAAGGAATAAAAATAGATAAATTAAATAATAGTAACACTCTAGCTTCAAAAGAGCCTATTATGGAAGTTAAAAAACTTAAGTTTTCTTATTCTAAAGGAGAAGAAATTTTAAAGGATATAAGTTTTAATCTAAATAGGGGAGAAGTTCTTACTGTTATGGGTGAAAATGGAGCAGGTAAGAGTACTTTATTTAAAATTATTACTGGACTTATGGAAGGATATAAAGGGAATATATCTATAAAAGGTAAAGATATAAGGAAGATGAAAGAAGAGAAACTTAAGTATATAGGCTATTTATCTCAAAATCCTAATGATTATTTTGGCCGTGAAAATGTTTTTGAGGAAGTGGGATATACTTTAAAGAATATAGGTGAATATAATAAGGATAAAATAGAAGAGGTCTTACACCTTTTAAATATAAATCATTTAAGAAATAAGAACCCAAGGGATTTAAGTGGTGGAGAAAAACAAAGAGTTGCTATAGCTTGCACACTTGTCACAGACCCAGAAATTTTAATTTTAGATGAACCTACAAGAGGAATGGATTCACTTGCGAAAGAGAATCTTGGGGACATAATTAATACTTTAAAGAATAAGGGAAAAAGTATAGTATTAGTAACACATGATACAAATTTTTCTGGTGATTATTCAGATAGAGTTATGCTATTATTTCATGGAGAGATTATCGCTATAGGTAATGCTGAACATATTCTATGTGAATCTATATACTATTCTCCCCAAGTCTCTAGGTTATTTAAAAATAAATGCAAGGTAATAAAATCAGAGGAAGCTTTGAATATTTTGAAGGTGAATAAATATGAATAA
- a CDS encoding energy-coupling factor transporter transmembrane component T: protein MLTYKNRNSYLQGLHPLSGVMLLLLYLITFIVMDNPLYIILIMSSILFLSYIDGSFKELFRYIKLIIPFALLIIIINPILVKNGETVIYEGTINYPIFGTLRITVEAILFGCLNGLRIICITLVFGFFNLVIHPDRAFAFFSKYLKNSALLMSMTIRLFPSMIKSFNSIKEVEKLRGNKLVYDNMKKTLISQGNIVNILFLSSMEDASDMAEAMYSRGYGASKKRSSYFKEKFKKDDLLIISLCLIGLINLFLLKVKGYTDLEFYPKVQNPIESLNVYGYIFCAILFSPFFINWRWKTWK, encoded by the coding sequence ATGCTTACGTATAAAAATAGAAATTCATATCTTCAAGGATTACATCCATTAAGTGGAGTCATGCTTTTATTGTTATACTTGATAACTTTTATAGTGATGGACAATCCTCTATATATAATTTTAATAATGAGTTCCATATTATTTTTATCCTATATAGATGGTTCTTTTAAGGAGTTATTTAGATATATTAAACTTATTATACCTTTTGCACTTTTAATCATAATAATAAATCCTATATTGGTTAAGAATGGTGAAACGGTGATATATGAAGGAACCATTAATTATCCTATATTTGGGACATTAAGGATAACAGTAGAGGCAATATTATTTGGATGCTTAAATGGACTTAGAATAATATGTATAACTTTAGTATTTGGATTTTTTAATCTTGTTATACATCCAGATAGAGCTTTTGCTTTCTTTTCGAAATATCTTAAAAACTCCGCTCTTTTAATGAGTATGACCATACGATTATTTCCAAGTATGATAAAGTCTTTTAACTCTATAAAAGAAGTAGAAAAGTTAAGAGGTAATAAATTAGTTTATGATAATATGAAAAAAACACTAATTAGTCAGGGAAATATAGTTAATATACTATTTTTATCTAGTATGGAAGATGCCTCTGATATGGCGGAGGCAATGTATTCTAGGGGATATGGTGCTTCAAAGAAGAGAAGCTCTTACTTTAAAGAAAAGTTTAAAAAGGATGATTTACTAATAATTTCTCTGTGTCTAATAGGCCTTATAAATTTGTTTTTATTAAAAGTTAAAGGATACACGGATTTAGAGTTTTATCCTAAAGTTCAGAATCCTATAGAAAGCTTAAATGTTTATGGATATATATTCTGTGCAATTTTATTTTCACCATTTTTTATAAATTGGAGGTGGAAAACTTGGAAGTAA
- a CDS encoding DUF4430 domain-containing protein → MKKVFKNYLALLLCFIMFFAVGCGKSSESSTDTKSDTSVSKKDNLENNHKETKVEEKNEEKGKENKNSNNSNKELTKESVKKEENKKGSKDKDTNLNKNAKDNSKNNNSNSNKSSSASQSNDTELKGTSNSSGNKGEVTTKDNSSKSKKPVNPAKKPDETFTLVISKNTKSYTGGNPQVLLKKQLKIQSGKSLMSYLRENSSVIDEGGFIKSINGTRSLYPIPNSKKTADQKKNGIMGIDWFIYSNGSKISVGANDLYPKNGDVILFDFHEWNKGEFSVNRFLNEYYIA, encoded by the coding sequence ATGAAAAAAGTATTTAAAAATTATTTAGCTTTACTCTTATGTTTTATTATGTTTTTTGCTGTAGGCTGTGGAAAATCAAGTGAGTCTTCTACTGATACTAAAAGCGATACTTCAGTTTCTAAAAAGGATAATTTAGAAAATAACCATAAAGAAACAAAGGTAGAAGAAAAGAATGAGGAAAAAGGTAAGGAAAATAAAAACTCAAACAATTCAAATAAAGAATTGACTAAAGAGTCTGTTAAAAAAGAAGAAAATAAAAAAGGTAGTAAGGATAAAGATACTAACTTAAATAAGAATGCTAAAGATAATAGTAAAAATAATAATAGTAATTCAAATAAGAGCTCCAGTGCAAGTCAAAGTAATGATACAGAATTAAAAGGGACAAGTAATAGCTCAGGTAATAAAGGAGAAGTTACAACTAAAGATAATTCTTCTAAATCTAAAAAACCGGTTAATCCTGCTAAGAAGCCTGATGAAACTTTCACTTTAGTTATATCTAAGAATACAAAAAGTTATACGGGAGGAAACCCTCAAGTTTTACTTAAGAAACAATTAAAAATACAAAGTGGAAAAAGCCTTATGAGCTATCTTAGAGAAAATTCTAGTGTAATTGATGAAGGTGGATTTATAAAGTCCATAAATGGAACTAGAAGCCTTTACCCTATTCCAAATTCTAAAAAAACTGCTGATCAAAAGAAAAATGGAATTATGGGCATAGATTGGTTTATTTATTCAAATGGTAGCAAAATAAGCGTAGGTGCAAATGATTTATATCCTAAAAATGGAGATGTGATTTTATTTGATTTTCATGAATGGAATAAGGGTGAGTTCTCTGTTAACAGATTCTTGAATGAATATTATATAGCTTAA
- a CDS encoding THUMP domain-containing class I SAM-dependent RNA methyltransferase, with product MEYTLIATSTFGLEKVVADELKELGYEDLTIENGKVTFIGDEMDIVTCNMWLRTADRVLIKMAEFKAESFEELFQGTLKVEWGDIIPVDGFMHVTGKSVKSKLFSVPDCQSIVKKAVVESMKRKYDVEKFPEDGAEYKIEVALLKDIVTLTLDTTGQGLHKRGYRENAGEAPMKETLAAALVLLSGWEPSLAFADTFCGSGTIAIEAAMIAKNMAPGLNRHFVSERWGIIPEDLWSDIRRHAKSSINNKEFKILASDTNLRVLRTAMANAEKAGVSEYINFQRLDMKDFSSKKRYGVIVTNPPYGERLGESREAEELYKTMGSVYSQLKDWSYFVITSHPEFESCFGRKSNKNRKLYNGKIKCYYYQYFGDKPPKEL from the coding sequence ATGGAATATACTTTAATTGCGACCTCAACTTTTGGTCTTGAAAAGGTTGTGGCAGATGAACTTAAGGAATTAGGTTATGAAGATTTAACTATAGAGAATGGAAAGGTTACCTTTATTGGCGATGAAATGGACATAGTAACTTGTAATATGTGGCTTAGAACTGCTGATAGAGTTTTAATTAAGATGGCAGAATTTAAAGCAGAAAGTTTTGAGGAACTTTTTCAAGGAACTTTAAAAGTAGAATGGGGAGATATTATTCCTGTAGATGGATTTATGCACGTTACAGGGAAGTCAGTAAAGTCAAAGTTATTTAGTGTACCAGATTGTCAGTCTATAGTAAAAAAAGCTGTAGTAGAATCTATGAAAAGAAAATATGATGTAGAAAAGTTCCCAGAAGATGGTGCTGAATATAAAATAGAAGTTGCTCTTCTAAAAGATATAGTTACATTAACATTAGATACAACTGGTCAAGGATTACATAAAAGAGGATATAGAGAAAATGCTGGAGAAGCTCCAATGAAAGAAACCTTGGCGGCAGCTTTAGTACTTTTAAGTGGATGGGAACCATCTTTAGCATTTGCAGATACTTTCTGTGGTTCAGGTACTATAGCCATAGAAGCGGCTATGATTGCTAAAAATATGGCGCCAGGACTTAATAGACATTTTGTATCAGAAAGATGGGGTATAATTCCTGAAGATTTATGGAGTGATATTAGACGTCATGCTAAAAGTTCTATAAATAATAAAGAATTTAAAATACTTGCATCAGATACAAATTTAAGAGTGCTTAGAACTGCTATGGCTAATGCTGAAAAGGCTGGAGTATCTGAATACATTAATTTTCAAAGGTTAGATATGAAAGATTTTTCAAGCAAAAAAAGATATGGAGTTATAGTAACTAATCCTCCTTATGGTGAGAGGCTAGGGGAGTCTAGAGAAGCAGAAGAACTATATAAAACCATGGGAAGTGTGTATAGTCAACTTAAAGACTGGTCATATTTTGTAATTACATCTCATCCAGAGTTTGAAAGTTGTTTTGGAAGAAAATCAAACAAAAACAGAAAATTATATAATGGTAAAATTAAATGTTACTATTATCAGTATTTTGGAGATAAGCCACCTAAAGAGCTTTAA
- a CDS encoding NCS2 family permease yields the protein MEKFFKLKENNTNIKTEIVAGITTFMTMAYILIVNPSILSAAGMDSGAVFTATAISAVISTLVMGLYAKLPFAQAPGMGLNAFFAFTIVKAMGYSYQFALTAVLLEGLIFILLTVFNIREAIVDAIPLNIKRAISVGIGMFVALIGLEGAGIVVHPEGGGLLIALGNITKGTGLLAIIGILLTGILIARNVKGALFIGMLLTSVIGIPMGITPMPKSLVSMPPSISSVFFKFEWHNIFTVDMAIALFTLLFMDMFDTIGTLVGVTTKAKMLDKDGKVPNMKKALLADAIGTTAGACLGTSTVSTFVESASGVAEGGRTGLTAVSTAVMFFLALFFAPIFASITPAVTASALVLVGLFMIEPIKEIDLTDYTEALPAFLTIIMMPFAYSISDGIVFGVISYIILKLFSGRFKEVTIPTIIVGVVFILKFLI from the coding sequence ATGGAGAAATTTTTTAAACTAAAGGAAAATAATACGAACATTAAGACGGAAATAGTAGCTGGTATTACTACTTTTATGACTATGGCTTATATACTTATAGTTAACCCTTCAATACTTTCAGCAGCTGGCATGGATTCAGGAGCTGTATTTACAGCAACAGCAATTTCAGCAGTTATATCTACATTGGTTATGGGATTGTATGCGAAACTTCCTTTCGCACAAGCTCCTGGTATGGGACTTAATGCATTCTTTGCATTTACAATTGTAAAAGCCATGGGATATTCTTATCAATTTGCATTAACAGCGGTATTATTAGAAGGACTTATATTTATATTATTAACTGTTTTCAATATAAGGGAAGCAATTGTTGATGCTATACCACTTAATATAAAAAGAGCTATATCTGTTGGAATTGGTATGTTTGTTGCTCTTATAGGACTAGAAGGAGCAGGAATTGTAGTTCACCCAGAGGGCGGAGGATTATTAATTGCATTAGGAAATATAACAAAAGGAACAGGACTTCTTGCTATTATTGGGATATTATTAACAGGTATATTAATTGCAAGGAATGTTAAAGGTGCATTATTTATAGGGATGCTCTTAACTTCTGTTATAGGAATACCTATGGGTATAACTCCTATGCCAAAGAGCTTAGTTAGTATGCCACCCTCAATTTCTTCAGTGTTTTTTAAATTTGAATGGCATAATATATTTACAGTAGATATGGCCATAGCATTATTCACTCTTTTATTTATGGATATGTTTGATACTATTGGGACTTTGGTTGGTGTTACTACAAAGGCAAAGATGTTAGATAAAGATGGTAAAGTTCCAAATATGAAGAAAGCACTATTAGCAGATGCTATAGGCACTACAGCAGGCGCATGTTTAGGAACAAGTACTGTAAGTACATTTGTAGAGAGTGCCTCAGGAGTTGCAGAAGGTGGAAGAACTGGTTTAACAGCAGTATCTACAGCAGTTATGTTCTTTTTAGCATTATTCTTTGCACCAATATTTGCATCCATAACTCCAGCAGTTACAGCATCAGCCCTAGTATTAGTTGGTTTATTTATGATAGAGCCTATAAAAGAGATAGATCTTACTGACTATACAGAAGCTCTACCTGCTTTTTTAACTATAATAATGATGCCTTTTGCATATAGTATATCTGATGGTATAGTTTTTGGTGTAATATCATACATAATATTAAAATTATTTTCAGGAAGATTTAAAGAAGTTACAATACCAACTATTATAGTTGGAGTAGTATTCATATTGAAATTTTTAATATAA